The nucleotide sequence CGTCCGCGCGGCGCAGCGCCGCTTCGCTGCGGACCCGCGCGTAGAAGGCGACGTCGCGATCGGGTTTGCGTCGCAGGCCGGCGGTGTCGACCAGCACGAACGGTCGGCCGCCGACCTCGAGGCGGACGTCGATCGCGTCCCGCGTCGTGCCCGCCTCCTCGCTCACGATCACGCGCTCGTCGCCGAGGATCGCGTTCGTCAGCGACGACTTCCCGGCGTTGGGGCGGCCGGTGATCGCCACCGTCACCGCCTCCTCGTCCGCGTCGTCGTCCACCGCCTCCACCGCGTCCGTGAGGCGGTCGCGGAGGTCGGCGATGCCGCGCGCGTGCATCGCGCTGGTGGGGACCGGCTCGCCGAACCCGAGCGCCAGCAGTTCGAACCAGGCGGGGCGATCCTCGAACGTCGCGTCGTCGACCTTCGTGGCGACCAGGAGGACGTTCGTGCCGCGCCGGCGCAGCAGGTCGGCGATCTCGTGGTCGGCGGGGGCGAGGCCGGCGGCGCCGTCGACGCAGAACAGGACCAGGTCGACGCCCTGGAGCGCCACCTCGACGCGGGTCCGGATCGCGCGTTCCCAGGCGTCCCCCGACCAGAGGCCGCCGGTGTCGAGCAGGTCGATGCGGCGGCCGTCCTCGAGCTCCAGCGGGGCCGCCTTCACGTCCCGCGTGACGCCCGCCTCGTCGGCCACGATCGCGTCGCGCCGACCGAGCAGGCGGTTGAAGAGGCTGGACTTCCCGACGTTCGGGCGCCCGAGGATCGCGACGCTAGCCACGGTGCGCGTCCCCCTGAACTTCGTCGGCCCGGTCGCCGGGTGCGACGCGCGCGCCGCGCGCCCAATCGGCGGCCGGCATGCTGGGCTTCCCGGCGGGCGTGACGCGCTCCAGCCGAACGGCGCCGTCGCCGCACGCCACCAGGACGCCGCCGTCGTCCACGCGCAGCACCGTGCCGGGCGCGGCGTCCGCCGCGCCGTCGGCCGCGCGCGCGTCGGTGGAGGCGGGCGCGAGCGCGTCGATCTTCAGGGTCGTGCCCGCGATGCGGGTGCGCGTGCCCGGCCACGCGATGACGCCCCGGAAGCGGTTCCAGATGGCGGTCGCGGACGCCGTCCAGTCGAGCGCGCCGTCGTCCTTGACGAGCAACGGCGCGTACGTCGCGGCGGCGTCGTCCTGCGGCGTGCTCGGCAGCGTCCCGCGCGCGAGGCGGTCGAGGGCCTCGACGAGGGCGTCGGCGGAGGCGTGCGCGAGGCGGTCGGCGAGAGTCGGGTAGGTGTCGTCGGGATGGATCGCGACCGGCTCTACGAGCCGGACGGGGCCGGTATCGAGGCCGGGGTCGGTCTGCATGATCGTCACGGCGGTCTCCGTGTCTCCCTGGATCAACGCCCACTGGATCGGGGCGGCCCCGCGGTGCTGGGGCAGGCGGCTGGCGTGCGCGTTCAGGAAGCCGTGGGGGGGGACGTCGAGCAGGGAGGCTGGCAGGATCTTGCCGTACGCGACGGTGACCGCGACGTCGGCGTGGGCGTCGCGCAGGGTGGCGGCGAACGCCGCGTCGCGTTTGAGGTTCGAGGGCTGCGCGAGCGGCCGGCCGAGCGCCGCCGCGCGGGCCGCGACCGGCGGCGTGCGGAGCTTCATGCCGCGGCCCGCGGGCGCGTCGGGTTGGGTGACGACGAGGACGACGTCGTGCGCCGCGTCGAGCGCCTCGAGGGCCGGGACGGCGTAGGCGGGAGAACCGAAGAAGGCGACGCGCATGGGGTCAGTCGACCGTGGGGACGGTCGGCCGCTCCTTCAAGAACGCCTTGGCGCGGCGCTGCAGGTCCGCGAGTTCGGCGCGGTGGGCGTCGAGGAACGCGCGGCGGGCGTCGCTTGGGAGGCGGTCGAAGTACAGGACCCCGTCGAGGTGGTCGAGCTCGTGCTGCACGACGTGCGCGAAGTGCCCCTCCGCCCACCGTTCGTGCGGGACGCCGTCGACGTCCTGGTAGCGGACGCGGACCTCCGCGTCGCGGACCATGTCCTCGACCCACGGCCCCGGGATGCTCAGGCAGCCGTCGGGCCCGACCTGCCTTCCGCGGCGCTCGACGAGGACGGGGTTCACCATCACGTGCGTGGCGAGCACCGCGCGGCCGCCGTCCTCCGTCTCGCCGCCGGGCTCGCCGTCCGGCTCGGGGCCCTCCAGGGCGGCGGCGGCGGGCGGATCGGTGTCCGTGGGGTTCTCGCCGTCGGGGTCGGGCGCGAGCTCGAGGGCGACGAAGAGGCGTTTGCTCAGGCCGATCTGCGGGGCGGCCAACCCGACGCCGTTCGCGTCGTGCATCGTTTCGATCATGTCGGTCGCCAGCTCGGCGAGCGCCGCGTCGAAGGTCCGGACCTCCGTCGCGGTCCTGCGCAGCACCGGGTCGCCGTACAAGCGAATGGGGTGAATCATCGCGTCCGTCCTCCAGGGGCGCCGGGGGTCAGGGCCCCGCCGGGGCGTCGTCCGCGCCGATGCGTACCGTCGCACGGAGCGGCGTCGCGACCGCGACGTCGTCGGGGGCGTCCGGCACCAACGTCACATCGTACGTGCCCGGCGGCCACGCGGCGGTCGCTTCGGGTACGGCGGCGGGCAGGTCGGGCAGGTCCGCGAGGGTCGGGAGGGGCGCGACGACGGTCGCCTCCGCCGTCGCGAGCTCGACGAGGCGCACCCCCTCGGGGAGGGGCAACACCCGCACCTCGCGGCGAACCGACCGCCACGGGACGTCCGCCCGCACGCGCAGGCGGGCGTCGGTGGGGGAGAGGCGGGCCCCCACCACCGGTCGCGCGTCCGCGTCGAGCGCCACGAGGGGCACGGGCGCCGGGGCGTCGACCGCGCGGCGGGCGGCGTCCCCGTCGCGCAGCACCGCGACGACCGCGTCGACGTCGGCGAGGACCGGGTCGCGGGCCTCGACGATCACCGTCGCAGGTGCCAGCGACGCCACCCGCCAGGCGGCGTCCGCGTCGCCGGACGCGGCGGGGAGGACCACGCCGACGTCGAACGTCGCGCGGCGGACCGCCTCGAGGCGACCGATCACCTCGGCGGGCACGACCCGCACGACCCGCAACGCCTGCGGCACGCGCGCCTCCACGTCCGCGGCGAACGCCCCGTCGACGCCGGTGAGGTCGAGCGACGCATCGACGTCGTCCGCGTCGAGGCGGTCCATGCGCTCCGACGGGCCGCTCACGACGACTTCGACGCGGTCGGGCACCCCCACGGCGACCTCGTCCGCCGCGGCGCCGTCGACGCGGAGCGGCACGAGCAGGCTGCGTTGCACGGTCGTCCCGGGGTCGTTCGTCGCGACCCACCACAAGCCCAACGCCGCGACGACGGCCGCGACCTTCGCCGGGGCGTCGCGCCGCGCGCGACGCCAGGCCCGCCGCCAGGAGGCGAGCGACCTCACGGGCGAACCTCGCCGTAGACGGTGCGGAGCGACGTCAGCAGATCCGAGGGGGCGACGTCGGTCTCCAGGTGCCCGTCGCGTGCGACCGACACCGTGCCCCGCTCCTCGCTCACGACGACGACCCACGCGTCGGACACCTCCGACACGCCGAGCGCCGCACGGTGGCGGGTCCCGAGCGTCCGGTCGAAGCGCTGCGTCTCCTGGCTGAGGGGCAGGATCACGCCGGCCGCCACGATCGCGTCGCCGCGAATCAGGACCGCGCCGTCGTGCAGGGGGCCCTTCGAGTCGAACAGGGTCTGCAGCAGCTCCGCGCGGACGGGCGTCTCGAGCGCCACGCCGCGCGTCGCGAACTCCCCGAGCGGCGTCGTGCGCTCGACGACCACGAGGGCGCCGACGCGCTTCGCCGCCAACTCGCGGATCGCGGTCATCAACTCCTGGACCGGGTCGCCGTCCACCGCCCGTCGGCCTCGGCCCCGCCCGACGCGTTCGAGCGCGGCGCGCAACTCCGGTTGGAACACGATCACGAGCGCCAGGAGGCCGACGGGGGCGAGGCGCTCGAACAGCCAGGCGGTCCCCTCCAGATTCGCGGCGCGCGCCACGAGCCACAGGCCTGCGACCGCGACGAGGCCGCGGACGACGTTCCACGCGCGCGACCCGACGAGGAGGGCGTAGCCCTGGTAGACCAGCACCGCCAACAGCGCGACGTCGATCGCGTCGAGGGGTCCGAAGCGGTCCAGCGGCGTCATCGGGCGCGCCTGCGCGGGGGGCGTGCGTGAGGGCACCCGACGACGACGCCGCCGCCGTTCGGGCCGCGTCGCGCAGGGTGCCCCGGTGGTTCCATGGTGGTCGTTACGCTACCATGCGGCACGGCCACCGCGACGCGTGCGGCGGCGGAGGGAGTGCACGCCATGGAAGAACTGAAGGAACGCCTCTTGCACCTCCGGGGGTATCTTTGACCTCGCTTCCAAGCGCGAGGCCCTCACGGAGTACGACGAACGACTGAACGACCCCGACCTGTGGAACGACCCCGACGCCGCTCGGGAGGTGACGCAGGGCGCGGCGCGCCTCCGCAAGGTGATCGAGACGTACGACCGCCTGCAGAGCGACGTCGAGGGGTTGGACGAACTCGCCGCGCTCGCCGGCGAGGAGGACGCCGAGGAGCTCGCCGCCGAACGGGCGCGGGTCGAGGCGTCCCTGAACGACCTGTACCGCGAGACGCTGTTCCAAGGCGATCACGACGACCGCCCCGCGATCGTGACGATCAAACCCGGGGCCGGCGGGACCGAGTCGTCGGACTGGGCCGGCATGCTGCTGCGCATGTACCACCGCTACGCCGAGCGCAGCGGCTGGAAGGTCGAACTCCTCGACGCCGTCGGCAGCGACGCCGCCCCGAACGGGGTGGAGTACGCGCAGTTGATCGTGCGCGGCGAGCGGGCGTTCGGCATGCTGCAGGTCGAGAACGGCGTGCACCGCCTCGTGCGCGTCAGCCCGTTCGACGCGCAGGGCCGTCGCCACACCAGCTTCGCGTCGGTCGAGGTCATGCCGGAGATCGACGACGCCGTCGACGTGGCGATCGACCCGAACGACCTCCGCGTCGACGTCTACCGCTCCTCGGGGCCCGGCGGGCAGTCGGTCAACACGACCGACAGCGCCGTCCGCGTCGTCTACAAGGGCGGGACGTCCGACGAGATCGTCGTCACCTGCCAGGACGGCAAGTCGCAGATCAAGAACCGCGAGAAGGCCATGACGGTGCTCCGCAGCCGCCTCTTCGAGCGCGAGGAGCAACGCCGGCGCGAGGAGCAGATGCAGGCGCGCGGGGAGCAGAAGGCGATCGAGTGGGGCTCGCAGATCCGCAGCTACGTGCTCGACAAGCGCTACGTGAAGGACCACCGGACCGGCGTCATGCGGCACGACCCCGACGCGGTCCTCGATGGCGACCTCGACGACCTCGTGTGGGCCGGCCTCGAGTGGGCGGCGGGGGGCGAGACGGAGGCCGGTGCGGCGTGACGCCGCACCGGCCCGGGGCGTGAGGCGGTGCGGGTCCTGGCCATCGCCGACGAGGTCTCGCCGTTCGTGTACTCCGAGCGGTTCCCCGCCAACCTCGGCGACGTCGACGTCGTCCTCAGCGCGGGCGACGTCCCCGGGTACCTCCTCGAGTTCCTCGCGACGCGCCTGACCACGCCCCCCGTCTACGTCTTCGGGAATCACGCCGACGGCTACGTCGTCGACGACGACGGCGAGACGCGCGTCAAGCCCGGCGGCTGCATCGATGCGCACCGCCGCATCGTCGAGGTCGCTGGCCTCCGCATCGCCGGCATCGAGGGGTCCGCCCGCTACCGACCGGGTCCGCACCAGTACGCCGAGCGGGAGATGGAACGCTTCGCGCTCGCCTTCGCGCCGCGCCTCGCCTGGGACCGCAGGCGCCGCGATCCGCCCGTCGACGTCCTCCTCACGCACGCGCCCCCCGTGGGGCCGCACGCGGGCGCCGACGTCCCGCACCGCGGGGTGCCCGCCTTCAATCGGTTCCACCGCTGGTGGCGCCCCCGCGTGCACGTGCACGGGCACGTGCACCTCAACGGCGCCAACGCCCCCCGCCGGTACGTCACGGAGGAGGGCGTCGAGGTCGTGAACGCGTTCGGCTTCACGACGTTCGAGATCGACCCCGCCGTCCGCCGCGGTGCGCGCGAGGCGACCGACCCGGCGCACGACCCGCGGTAGCCTCCCGGCATGCCCGAGCGCGTTCCCCCCGCCGTGCCCGACGCCCCCGCTCCACCCCCCACCGACGCCTGGACGGCGCTGCGTTCGGCGGCGGTCGCGGTCCCCCTCGACGCGGTCGGTGGCGTCCGCCTGACCGGACCGGACCGCGTGCCGTTCCTGCAGGGGAACGTCTCCGCCGACGTCGCCGCGACCCCCGCCGGCGGGAGCGTCGCGACGTTGTTCCTCGACCCCAAGGGGCGCCCGGTCGCGCAGGCGTCGGTCCAACGGCGCGACGACGACCTGCACCTCGCGGTCGAGGACGACGCCGCCGACCTCGTCCTCGCGACGTTGCGGCGCCAACGGGTGTTCGACGACGTCGAGCTGCACGACCTACGCGAGGTCCTCCGCACGTGGACGGTGCAGGGCCCCACCGCCCCCGACGTCGTCGCGGCCGCGTTCGGCGCGCGGGCGTCCCACGGCGCGGCGGTGCAGAGACCGTTCGCGTCCGCCGACGTCCTCCTCGTCGCGCACGACCGCACGGCGGAGGGCGGCGTCGACGTGCACGCCCTGGCGCGGGACGCGGCCGCCGTCGCCGACGCCCTGCACGGCGCGGGCGCGACCCCGGCGGACGCCGCGACGTTGGAGCCTTCGCGGATCGAGGCGCAGCTCGCGCGCGTCGGCCTCGAGGCCCGGGGCGGCGTCCTGCCGCACGAGGTGGGCCTGGAGCGCTACGTGTCGACCACGAAGGGCTGTTACGTCGGGCAGGAGACCATCGCGCGGCTCGACGCCCGCGCGGTCGTCCGCCGGCACTTGGTGCGGCTCCGGCTCGACGCGCCGGTCCCGGCCGACGCGTCGTCGCTCCATGCCGACGGCAAGCGCGTCGGTCGTCTCGGGGGGCGAGCCCAACACCCCGACCTCGGCGTGGTGGCGTTGGCGGTCCTCCAGGACGCCGCACGCGACGCGGCGCTCGAGGTTCGCGACGAGGACGGCGCGCGCCACGCCGGCGCGCGCGTCGGGTGACGCCGCCCGCGGGGCGAACGTCCCGGACCGCCGGCCGGCGTGGGTCGTGTATCGTGTCGGTAATGCGACGTCTTCTCCGGGGGTGGCCGGCCCGCCGCCCCCCGTCCCGCGCACGGGTCACGCTCCTCGCCCTCCTCGCGTTCGGTCTCGCGGCCCCCGCGGCGTCCGCCGGCGGGTACGCCTTGCGAACGATCCAGCCGGGCGACACGCTCGGGGGGATCGCTACGGCGTACGCCGTGCCGGTCGACGCCATCCGTGAAGCGAACGACGTGCGCGGCGTCACGCTCCATCCCGGCGACACCCTCCGCATCCCCCTCGGGGAGGCGACGGGCGGCGTCGCGACCCCCGCGCCGGAACCGCCCCCCGGATTCACCCGCCACGTGCTGCAGGCGGGGGAGACCATCAGCGGCGTCATCGAGCGCTACGACGTCACCCTCGACGCGCTCGTCGGAGCGAACCCCGACCTCTCGTCCCTCGACCGCCTCCCCGTCGGCGTCGAACTGCTCATCCCCCCCGGCGAGGGCCTCCTCGTGACCTGGCGGGACGGCCTCGACCTCGCCGCGGTCCTCGGCGATCACGGCGCGGACCCCGTCGGCGTCCTTCGTGCGAACGCGATCCACACCCCCGCCGACCTGCGTCCCGGCATGCTGTTGTGGCTCCCGGACGTCGAACCGAGCGCCGCCCTGGAGCGGCTCGCGAAG is from Trueperaceae bacterium and encodes:
- the prfB gene encoding peptide chain release factor 2 (programmed frameshift) — encoded protein: MEELKERLLHLRGYLDLASKREALTEYDERLNDPDLWNDPDAAREVTQGAARLRKVIETYDRLQSDVEGLDELAALAGEEDAEELAAERARVEASLNDLYRETLFQGDHDDRPAIVTIKPGAGGTESSDWAGMLLRMYHRYAERSGWKVELLDAVGSDAAPNGVEYAQLIVRGERAFGMLQVENGVHRLVRVSPFDAQGRRHTSFASVEVMPEIDDAVDVAIDPNDLRVDVYRSSGPGGQSVNTTDSAVRVVYKGGTSDEIVVTCQDGKSQIKNREKAMTVLRSRLFEREEQRRREEQMQARGEQKAIEWGSQIRSYVLDKRYVKDHRTGVMRHDPDAVLDGDLDDLVWAGLEWAAGGETEAGAA
- the der gene encoding ribosome biogenesis GTPase Der gives rise to the protein MASVAILGRPNVGKSSLFNRLLGRRDAIVADEAGVTRDVKAAPLELEDGRRIDLLDTGGLWSGDAWERAIRTRVEVALQGVDLVLFCVDGAAGLAPADHEIADLLRRRGTNVLLVATKVDDATFEDRPAWFELLALGFGEPVPTSAMHARGIADLRDRLTDAVEAVDDDADEEAVTVAITGRPNAGKSSLTNAILGDERVIVSEEAGTTRDAIDVRLEVGGRPFVLVDTAGLRRKPDRDVAFYARVRSEAALRRADVAILVVDPFEVGDHEMRIAGLALETGTPVVVAINKWDLVEDEDLQAFRTQLAIDLAHLTFAPWVYVSAKTDFGLHELLASVVRVYDQARRRVATGTLNGWLEVWTQRQTPPNHKGRSLKLLYATQADVAPPTFVLSVNDERLLTRAYEHYLRNRIQEDLGFGEVPVRLVFKARSGTGKRVRT
- a CDS encoding peptidoglycan DD-metalloendopeptidase family protein; the encoded protein is MRRLLRGWPARRPPSRARVTLLALLAFGLAAPAASAGGYALRTIQPGDTLGGIATAYAVPVDAIREANDVRGVTLHPGDTLRIPLGEATGGVATPAPEPPPGFTRHVLQAGETISGVIERYDVTLDALVGANPDLSSLDRLPVGVELLIPPGEGLLVTWRDGLDLAAVLGDHGADPVGVLRANAIHTPADLRPGMLLWLPDVEPSAALERLAKVRERENRYVWPVHGRITSYFGRRNLGMGTSNFHRGIDVAAPTGTQIVAARAGTVTFAGWSGSYGYLVKVRHAGGDETWYAHQSQILVSVGTWVEQNEVIGRVGSTGLSTGPHIHFEIRRGGNALDPLGELN
- a CDS encoding CdaR family protein encodes the protein MRSLASWRRAWRRARRDAPAKVAAVVAALGLWWVATNDPGTTVQRSLLVPLRVDGAAADEVAVGVPDRVEVVVSGPSERMDRLDADDVDASLDLTGVDGAFAADVEARVPQALRVVRVVPAEVIGRLEAVRRATFDVGVVLPAASGDADAAWRVASLAPATVIVEARDPVLADVDAVVAVLRDGDAARRAVDAPAPVPLVALDADARPVVGARLSPTDARLRVRADVPWRSVRREVRVLPLPEGVRLVELATAEATVVAPLPTLADLPDLPAAVPEATAAWPPGTYDVTLVPDAPDDVAVATPLRATVRIGADDAPAGP
- a CDS encoding peptide deformylase, translating into MIHPIRLYGDPVLRRTATEVRTFDAALAELATDMIETMHDANGVGLAAPQIGLSKRLFVALELAPDPDGENPTDTDPPAAAALEGPEPDGEPGGETEDGGRAVLATHVMVNPVLVERRGRQVGPDGCLSIPGPWVEDMVRDAEVRVRYQDVDGVPHERWAEGHFAHVVQHELDHLDGVLYFDRLPSDARRAFLDAHRAELADLQRRAKAFLKERPTVPTVD
- the fmt gene encoding methionyl-tRNA formyltransferase translates to MRVAFFGSPAYAVPALEALDAAHDVVLVVTQPDAPAGRGMKLRTPPVAARAAALGRPLAQPSNLKRDAAFAATLRDAHADVAVTVAYGKILPASLLDVPPHGFLNAHASRLPQHRGAAPIQWALIQGDTETAVTIMQTDPGLDTGPVRLVEPVAIHPDDTYPTLADRLAHASADALVEALDRLARGTLPSTPQDDAAATYAPLLVKDDGALDWTASATAIWNRFRGVIAWPGTRTRIAGTTLKIDALAPASTDARAADGAADAAPGTVLRVDDGGVLVACGDGAVRLERVTPAGKPSMPAADWARGARVAPGDRADEVQGDAHRG
- the cdaA gene encoding diadenylate cyclase CdaA; protein product: MTPLDRFGPLDAIDVALLAVLVYQGYALLVGSRAWNVVRGLVAVAGLWLVARAANLEGTAWLFERLAPVGLLALVIVFQPELRAALERVGRGRGRRAVDGDPVQELMTAIRELAAKRVGALVVVERTTPLGEFATRGVALETPVRAELLQTLFDSKGPLHDGAVLIRGDAIVAAGVILPLSQETQRFDRTLGTRHRAALGVSEVSDAWVVVVSEERGTVSVARDGHLETDVAPSDLLTSLRTVYGEVRP